Proteins found in one Haloferax litoreum genomic segment:
- a CDS encoding vWA domain-containing protein has translation MTFVAWTTELGDITLGLSRPLFLVAFPVAVVLTWFLIFGRANGTAGTRSRRLLFASRLFVALLLVVAAAGPYTITTRETDGDPRVTLLVDESDSMTVSSSIAEQLAEDIEDEGIPVTVSTIARGDESALGEALAANLRPEGTVVLVSDGRVTRGRSLGSAASLASDLNATVSAVPPTTSDREQYVSVSGPSKTSVGVDNAFLAQVSGISPDGPSDVELVVEIDGEEVARETVQSSGGIQFTRTFNSTGVHRITARIDSDDQFDRNDVFRKTVRVVEPPKVLYVSRSAYPFRSYLSELYEVDTADQVPSDLSRYHAVVLQDVHRDDVGDVDTLQRFVIDGGGLLVVGGRNSFENGEYDGSSLASMLPVTTGEGASQSTNLVFAIDVSGSAESGMRVQKSVALNALDQLGDENQVGIVGFNYRAYEVAPLRPIGPNRESTADLIRRLESGGATDIAVGLRGAEQQLGERRGTVILISDGQDRFEDAATVADQLGRNDIRVIAIGTGPSPNEKTLREIARASGGSYLRADETNRLRILFGGADRQYAGDGLTIVDQNNFVTAGVELTANPGNVNDVSMRRGASFLVAADDGTPAVATWRYGLGRVATITSYGGDGSLDGLLSRPDSLLLTKSTNYVIGDPERKAGGVTDVSDTRVGSPVTVVYRGEARPEATENLSFSTVGPGVYEATIVPTEQGYQDVLDSAFAVNYPVEYGGFGTSPALEAAVADTGGQLYSENEAAEIATSARDNASGVKPVRDDWARYLVLSAFLVYLGETLLRRLQVYRGRTQSEGGLI, from the coding sequence ATGACGTTCGTCGCGTGGACGACCGAACTGGGTGACATCACGCTCGGACTGTCGAGGCCCCTGTTCCTCGTCGCCTTCCCAGTCGCCGTCGTCCTCACGTGGTTCCTCATCTTCGGCCGTGCGAACGGGACCGCTGGAACGCGGTCACGGCGCTTGCTGTTCGCCTCGCGCCTGTTCGTCGCACTCTTGCTGGTCGTCGCCGCCGCAGGTCCGTACACGATTACGACCAGAGAGACAGACGGCGACCCACGAGTGACGCTCCTCGTCGACGAGTCCGACAGCATGACGGTGTCGTCCAGCATCGCAGAACAACTCGCAGAAGACATCGAAGACGAGGGGATTCCCGTGACTGTCTCGACTATCGCCCGCGGCGACGAATCCGCCCTCGGCGAGGCGTTGGCCGCAAACCTCCGACCGGAGGGGACAGTCGTCCTCGTCTCCGACGGACGGGTGACGAGGGGGCGAAGTCTCGGGTCTGCCGCCTCCCTCGCGAGCGACCTGAACGCGACGGTGAGCGCGGTTCCCCCGACGACGAGCGACCGTGAACAGTACGTCTCGGTGAGTGGCCCGTCGAAGACGAGTGTCGGCGTCGACAACGCGTTCCTCGCGCAGGTCAGTGGTATCTCCCCCGACGGTCCGTCTGACGTCGAACTCGTCGTCGAAATCGACGGCGAGGAAGTCGCCCGCGAGACTGTCCAGTCGTCGGGTGGCATCCAGTTCACTCGGACGTTCAATTCGACCGGTGTCCACCGAATCACCGCTCGAATCGACAGCGACGACCAGTTCGACCGAAACGACGTGTTCCGGAAGACGGTCCGCGTCGTCGAACCGCCGAAGGTACTCTACGTCTCGCGGAGCGCCTACCCATTCCGGTCGTACCTCTCTGAGTTGTACGAAGTCGACACCGCAGACCAGGTCCCCTCGGACCTCTCGCGGTACCACGCCGTCGTCCTTCAGGACGTTCACCGAGACGATGTCGGCGACGTGGACACACTCCAGCGGTTCGTCATCGACGGTGGTGGTCTCCTCGTCGTCGGTGGTCGCAACTCGTTCGAAAACGGTGAGTACGACGGTTCCAGTCTCGCGTCGATGCTCCCGGTCACGACTGGTGAAGGTGCGTCGCAGAGTACGAACCTCGTCTTCGCCATCGACGTGTCCGGGAGCGCCGAGTCCGGCATGCGCGTCCAGAAGAGCGTCGCGCTCAACGCACTCGACCAACTCGGCGACGAGAATCAAGTTGGCATCGTCGGGTTCAACTACCGCGCGTACGAGGTTGCGCCGCTTCGCCCGATTGGACCGAATCGAGAGTCGACTGCCGACCTGATTCGTCGCCTCGAATCTGGCGGTGCGACGGACATCGCTGTCGGACTTCGGGGGGCAGAACAGCAACTCGGCGAGCGTCGCGGGACGGTCATCCTCATCAGCGACGGTCAGGACCGGTTCGAAGACGCGGCAACCGTCGCCGACCAACTCGGCCGCAACGACATCCGCGTCATCGCTATCGGGACCGGACCGAGTCCGAACGAGAAGACGCTCCGTGAAATCGCCCGCGCGTCTGGCGGGAGTTACCTGCGCGCCGACGAGACGAATCGCCTGCGAATCCTCTTCGGCGGTGCTGACCGCCAGTACGCCGGCGACGGGTTGACCATCGTCGACCAGAACAACTTCGTCACCGCTGGGGTGGAGTTGACCGCGAACCCGGGCAACGTCAACGACGTGTCGATGCGTCGTGGAGCGTCGTTCCTCGTCGCGGCAGACGACGGGACGCCCGCGGTGGCGACGTGGCGCTACGGACTGGGCCGTGTGGCGACCATCACCTCCTACGGGGGCGATGGGTCGCTCGATGGACTCCTCAGTCGGCCTGACTCGTTGTTGCTCACGAAGTCGACGAACTACGTCATCGGTGACCCTGAGCGAAAAGCCGGGGGCGTGACGGATGTGAGCGACACCCGCGTAGGGTCGCCCGTCACCGTCGTCTACCGCGGAGAGGCACGCCCCGAAGCGACGGAGAACCTCTCGTTTTCGACGGTCGGTCCCGGCGTCTACGAGGCGACTATCGTTCCGACAGAACAGGGCTATCAGGACGTGCTCGACAGCGCGTTCGCGGTCAACTACCCCGTCGAGTACGGCGGATTCGGCACGTCACCAGCACTCGAAGCGGCCGTCGCCGACACTGGCGGCCAACTGTACAGCGAGAACGAAGCCGCCGAAATAGCCACGTCTGCGCGCGACAATGCGTCGGGTGTGAAGCCCGTTCGCGACGACTGGGCGAGATACCTCGTCCTCAGCGCCTTCCTCGTGTACCTCGGAGAGACCCTCCTCCGGCGTCTTCAAGTGTATCGGGGTCGAACCCAAAGTGAAGGTGGTTTGATATGA
- a CDS encoding chromosome partitioning protein, with protein MSSIGRSLNLGLVALVVLLTAGTVGATMFYQHSVDTLDQQNEQLREQNEALETDLSQTRQNLSVANEELANLNDSLERTRGDVSQVSTNLEDTEARLDSTQTELESTRAVLTQTEEELSTSRNRIDALVADLNDRRAIQERLETELSTLERVNEDLESANDNLESQIDNLETDVELLGAEIDRLEQRVDRLESDLQSACAAIEGDKPPACDGV; from the coding sequence ATGAGTTCCATCGGCCGGTCCCTGAACCTCGGCCTCGTTGCCCTCGTCGTCCTCCTCACCGCTGGAACCGTCGGTGCGACGATGTTCTACCAACATTCCGTCGACACGCTCGACCAGCAAAACGAGCAGTTGCGGGAGCAAAACGAAGCGTTAGAGACTGACCTTTCACAGACCAGACAGAACCTCTCGGTGGCCAACGAAGAACTGGCCAACCTGAACGATAGCCTCGAACGGACGCGCGGCGACGTGTCGCAAGTCTCGACGAACCTCGAAGACACCGAGGCGAGACTCGATTCGACACAGACCGAACTCGAGTCGACTCGTGCGGTACTGACGCAGACTGAAGAAGAACTCAGTACCTCTCGGAACCGTATCGATGCACTCGTCGCCGACTTGAACGACCGGAGAGCGATTCAGGAGCGACTGGAGACCGAACTCAGCACGCTCGAACGGGTGAACGAAGACCTGGAATCGGCGAACGACAACCTCGAATCCCAAATCGACAACCTCGAAACCGACGTCGAACTGCTTGGAGCGGAAATCGACCGCCTCGAACAGCGTGTCGACCGCCTCGAATCAGACCTTCAATCTGCGTGTGCGGCCATCGAGGGCGACAAACCCCCTGCGTGTGATGGCGTCTGA
- a CDS encoding DUF7502 family protein — protein MASEYPSSDDPNASPSATAADHRAKMATAVADVRREVKKAAVVPSIVDAAAVTLLANVVLRVVELPFSDSLSLARLPVVDTTAMVHVAVPIALVLGLLVAVAEYTLRMWEPPVEQFEQVNPSVAEALRTARDTMSSDTTSEMTLALYDDVTTRLKSTSSVELLPTRRVFLTLVFALLLSVASIQVAIEDIQLDVPGGQAGDGGNELDAQDPSTELQNGSAILGDPEDVTAGSEELNATLSGVSGGSDDPSSSAAAYDSTGFSGESGVESQRAGYLEDDTLEEAELIRNYTLKIRDQDDE, from the coding sequence ATGGCGTCTGAATATCCCTCCTCCGACGACCCGAACGCCTCACCGTCAGCGACTGCTGCCGACCACCGTGCCAAGATGGCCACTGCCGTCGCCGACGTTCGACGCGAGGTCAAGAAGGCCGCAGTCGTCCCGAGTATCGTCGATGCCGCAGCGGTGACACTTCTCGCAAACGTCGTGTTGCGAGTCGTCGAGCTGCCGTTTTCGGACTCGCTCTCACTCGCGCGACTCCCCGTCGTCGACACGACTGCGATGGTCCACGTGGCCGTCCCAATCGCACTCGTCCTCGGACTCCTCGTCGCCGTCGCCGAGTACACACTGCGGATGTGGGAACCGCCAGTCGAACAGTTCGAGCAGGTCAACCCGTCGGTGGCCGAAGCCTTGCGGACTGCCCGCGATACGATGTCGTCCGACACCACCTCGGAGATGACGCTCGCACTCTACGACGACGTTACCACTCGGCTGAAGTCGACGTCGTCAGTGGAGTTGCTCCCGACCCGACGTGTCTTTTTGACGCTGGTGTTCGCACTCCTGCTCTCGGTTGCGAGCATACAGGTCGCTATCGAGGACATCCAACTCGACGTGCCCGGTGGACAAGCAGGCGACGGTGGGAACGAACTCGACGCGCAGGACCCATCGACCGAACTCCAGAACGGGAGTGCAATCCTCGGGGACCCCGAAGACGTGACCGCCGGGTCCGAAGAACTCAACGCGACGCTGTCCGGGGTGAGCGGTGGCAGTGACGACCCGAGTTCGTCCGCGGCGGCTTACGACTCGACTGGATTCAGCGGTGAGTCTGGCGTCGAGAGTCAACGCGCTGGCTACCTCGAAGACGACACCCTCGAAGAGGCCGAACTGATTCGCAACTACACCCTCAAGATACGTGACCAAGACGATGAGTGA
- a CDS encoding AAA family ATPase: MSDEHNWNPADDAETKLSDDIDRANTTLEDLTIEDLQSSVASVTDEVGKRIIGQEDVVERLLVCVLCDGNALLESNPGLGKTTLVRTLAAATDLQFSRVQNTPDLMPSDITGTEIIRETPEGREFVFERGPIFANVVLADEINRATPKTQSALLEAMQEKQVTAAGHTYTLPRPFFVLATQNPIDQGGTYPLPEAQTDRFLMKILVDYPDFDDERTIVKQYAEGAVLPDVERVLPRMHLLAAQELVRKVPIADDIRDRTIELVRRTREDEAIEFGASPRASMALVLAAKARAFVNGRTYVSWEDVAEMAAPVIRHRIILDFRAEREGLTPDDVVQRLLE; this comes from the coding sequence ATGAGTGACGAACACAACTGGAATCCCGCAGACGACGCCGAAACGAAACTCTCGGACGATATCGACCGAGCGAACACGACTCTCGAAGACCTGACCATCGAAGACCTCCAGTCGAGCGTCGCGTCGGTCACAGACGAAGTCGGAAAACGAATCATCGGACAGGAAGACGTCGTCGAACGACTCTTGGTCTGCGTCCTCTGTGACGGTAACGCGCTCCTCGAATCCAACCCCGGCCTCGGGAAGACGACACTCGTGCGGACCCTCGCGGCGGCGACCGACCTGCAATTCTCGCGCGTCCAGAACACGCCCGACCTGATGCCGTCCGACATCACCGGGACCGAGATTATTCGGGAGACGCCGGAGGGCCGAGAGTTCGTCTTCGAGCGCGGGCCAATCTTCGCCAACGTCGTCCTCGCCGACGAGATAAACCGCGCGACGCCGAAGACCCAGTCCGCGCTCCTCGAAGCGATGCAAGAAAAGCAGGTGACGGCCGCCGGCCACACCTACACGCTCCCCAGACCGTTCTTCGTCCTCGCGACGCAGAACCCCATCGACCAAGGTGGGACGTACCCACTTCCGGAGGCACAGACCGACCGCTTCCTGATGAAAATCCTCGTCGATTATCCGGACTTCGACGACGAACGGACTATCGTCAAGCAGTACGCAGAAGGTGCGGTCCTCCCCGATGTCGAACGCGTGCTTCCGCGGATGCACCTCCTCGCCGCCCAAGAACTCGTCCGAAAGGTCCCCATCGCCGACGACATCCGCGACCGAACCATCGAGTTGGTCCGGCGGACCCGAGAAGACGAGGCAATCGAATTCGGTGCCAGTCCCCGCGCGAGCATGGCACTCGTCCTCGCCGCGAAGGCGCGAGCCTTCGTCAACGGTCGAACGTACGTCTCGTGGGAAGACGTTGCCGAGATGGCGGCACCAGTCATTCGACACCGCATCATCCTCGACTTCCGCGCGGAACGCGAGGGCCTCACGCCCGACGACGTGGTCCAGCGACTGTTGGAATGA
- a CDS encoding DUF58 domain-containing protein, which translates to MIDPDFLDELDRFDTALKRTSNAPLQGDQQSPDVGEGLTFSDYRRYVAGDDPRLIDWRVFARTEELFIKRFEAERNLTLHVLLDATASMDFGDGDRNKFEYAAKLGLGFCHLTAEDHNDFQFSLIGELPDRIDTDTSTQGEVLRLVDHLNQTTPSGDGDIKTALEAYADTIHSRSLVLVVSDFLFDPDDIADGLGALSRNDVLVAQVLTPEELGPATTGDAIFEDPESDETRRTYFGGTAARRYGDRLRDHLDAVDERCRILGVERELIDTGSDFFDTFARLWLGARLGGERRVKR; encoded by the coding sequence ATGATAGACCCCGACTTCCTCGACGAACTCGACCGATTCGACACGGCGCTGAAGCGTACCTCGAACGCACCGCTTCAGGGCGACCAGCAGTCCCCAGACGTGGGTGAGGGCCTCACCTTCAGCGACTACCGGCGGTACGTCGCGGGCGACGACCCTCGACTCATCGACTGGCGAGTCTTCGCTCGAACAGAGGAGTTGTTCATCAAGCGATTCGAGGCAGAACGAAACCTGACCCTGCACGTCCTCCTCGACGCCACGGCGTCGATGGATTTCGGCGACGGTGACCGCAACAAGTTCGAGTACGCCGCGAAACTCGGTCTGGGCTTTTGTCACCTCACGGCCGAGGACCACAACGACTTCCAGTTCTCCCTCATCGGCGAGTTACCCGACCGAATCGACACCGACACCTCGACACAGGGTGAGGTGCTTCGACTCGTCGACCACCTGAACCAGACGACACCGAGTGGCGACGGCGACATCAAGACGGCCCTCGAAGCGTACGCCGACACGATTCACTCGCGTTCGCTCGTCCTTGTCGTCAGCGACTTCCTGTTCGACCCCGACGACATCGCGGACGGACTCGGCGCACTCTCCCGAAACGACGTGCTCGTCGCACAGGTACTGACGCCCGAAGAACTCGGGCCGGCGACGACTGGCGACGCAATCTTCGAAGACCCGGAGTCCGACGAGACGCGACGGACCTACTTCGGCGGGACGGCGGCACGACGCTACGGCGACCGACTCCGTGACCACCTCGACGCCGTCGACGAACGGTGCCGTATCCTCGGCGTCGAACGCGAACTAATCGATACGGGCAGCGACTTCTTCGACACGTTTGCGAGACTCTGGCTCGGTGCTCGACTCGGCGGCGAGCGTCGTGTCAAGCGATGA
- a CDS encoding MFS transporter — protein MTDTQERRVVGLVAGSHVVNHAYLVALAPVIGAVAAEFDVSIAAVGLAIGVQGGVVTLLQLPFGYLSDTKSRTLVLAISLVVGTLGIVATAFAPTYRWLLVSQALLGVGIAGHHPAHYPLLATASSETNRGRAYSLHALGGSLGFAVPYAIAAGTDFLGFDWRWVIGIVAVLGAGFALVALPVARGFAPRIARPATPEQPSSRPSLAGVRRGALALVKSSGLMGLALLSFLTSAAAWCIRTYSPQLLSDGYGLAPGTANLLVSGMLVTGAGMILLGGTLTDRIGPGDVALGGYAALAGLAALLASGSLPLALLVLVLPFSGTISVSRPARSTLADRLSERSDLGKNFAVVTIGISLGGAIAPPAFGALIDLGSVEAAFGVVAVLGVVSLGLTQWLLGHVDGSARDPEAAASD, from the coding sequence GTGACGGATACGCAGGAACGTCGGGTCGTCGGCCTCGTCGCCGGGTCGCACGTCGTCAACCACGCCTACTTGGTCGCGCTCGCGCCGGTCATCGGTGCCGTCGCGGCGGAGTTCGACGTGAGCATCGCGGCAGTCGGCCTCGCAATCGGCGTCCAAGGGGGCGTCGTGACGCTCTTACAACTCCCGTTCGGGTACCTCTCTGACACCAAGAGTCGCACGCTCGTCCTCGCCATCTCGCTCGTCGTCGGGACACTGGGCATCGTCGCGACGGCGTTCGCCCCGACCTATCGATGGCTGTTGGTCTCGCAGGCCCTCCTCGGTGTCGGTATCGCGGGCCACCACCCTGCGCACTATCCACTCCTCGCCACCGCCTCGTCGGAGACGAATCGCGGCCGCGCGTATTCCTTGCACGCACTCGGCGGGTCGCTCGGGTTCGCCGTCCCGTACGCAATCGCGGCGGGAACCGACTTCCTCGGCTTCGACTGGCGCTGGGTCATCGGCATCGTCGCGGTCCTCGGCGCGGGGTTCGCACTCGTCGCACTCCCGGTCGCCCGCGGGTTCGCACCGCGAATCGCCCGACCGGCAACGCCCGAACAGCCATCGTCTCGCCCGTCCCTCGCGGGTGTCCGCCGCGGTGCGCTCGCACTCGTTAAATCGTCCGGGTTGATGGGTCTCGCCCTGCTGTCGTTCCTCACCTCGGCGGCGGCGTGGTGTATCAGGACGTACTCCCCGCAACTCCTCTCCGACGGGTATGGTCTCGCACCCGGCACCGCGAACCTCCTCGTCTCCGGGATGCTCGTGACCGGTGCGGGAATGATTCTTCTCGGTGGCACGCTCACCGACCGAATCGGCCCCGGAGACGTTGCGCTCGGTGGCTACGCGGCACTCGCCGGCCTCGCAGCACTCCTCGCCAGTGGGTCGCTCCCGCTCGCACTTCTCGTCTTGGTACTCCCGTTCAGTGGGACGATTAGCGTCTCCCGGCCGGCACGCTCGACGCTCGCCGACCGACTCTCCGAGCGGAGTGACCTCGGCAAGAACTTCGCCGTCGTCACTATCGGCATCTCGCTGGGCGGTGCCATCGCCCCGCCCGCCTTCGGGGCACTCATCGACCTCGGGAGCGTCGAGGCGGCGTTCGGCGTCGTCGCCGTCCTCGGCGTCGTCTCACTCGGACTCACGCAGTGGTTGCTCGGGCACGTCGATGGGTCGGCGAGAGACCCAGAGGCCGCCGCGAGTGACTAG
- a CDS encoding ester cyclase, whose protein sequence is MATLTEKEQQNRETALRVAEELWNKRDYGIVDTEYDPLIEMHTFSEPDAIVGAQAVKDFAQKYHDAFSDFHVELYDLLAVDDHVYARYHMTGTHDGTLVTPSGDIPPTHRKMDTWGLVESRFEGGLCVEEWNSTDQMTLMRQLGVVPE, encoded by the coding sequence ATGGCGACACTTACCGAGAAGGAACAACAGAACAGGGAGACAGCACTTCGAGTGGCAGAAGAACTGTGGAACAAGCGCGACTACGGCATCGTGGACACCGAGTACGACCCTCTCATCGAGATGCATACGTTCTCCGAACCGGACGCAATCGTCGGGGCGCAAGCAGTCAAAGACTTCGCACAGAAGTACCACGACGCGTTCTCCGACTTCCACGTCGAACTGTACGACCTGCTGGCCGTGGACGACCACGTCTACGCGCGGTACCACATGACCGGGACGCACGATGGGACACTCGTAACCCCGTCCGGGGATATCCCGCCGACCCACCGCAAGATGGACACGTGGGGACTCGTCGAATCACGCTTCGAGGGCGGACTCTGTGTCGAAGAGTGGAACAGCACCGATCAGATGACGCTTATGCGGCAACTGGGCGTCGTGCCCGAGTGA
- a CDS encoding ester cyclase: MAELTEQEQTHREMSFRIIEELWNKRNYDIVDVEYDPLVEAHVFSEPEGIVGIQAVKDWAKKYHDAFSDLHVEAFDVKAVDDHVYGRYRLTGTHDGTLHSARGDIPATNNTMDTWGLYEVRLEGGLVVEEWNSTDIMTMMRQLGVGPE, from the coding sequence ATGGCTGAACTAACCGAACAGGAACAAACGCACCGCGAGATGTCGTTTCGAATCATCGAAGAGTTGTGGAACAAGAGGAACTACGACATCGTCGACGTCGAGTACGACCCACTCGTCGAGGCGCACGTGTTCTCTGAACCGGAGGGAATCGTAGGGATACAGGCAGTGAAAGACTGGGCGAAAAAGTACCACGACGCATTCTCGGACTTACACGTTGAAGCGTTCGACGTGAAGGCGGTAGACGACCACGTCTATGGGCGGTATCGCCTGACTGGGACACACGATGGAACGCTTCACAGCGCACGAGGCGACATTCCAGCGACGAACAATACGATGGATACGTGGGGACTCTACGAGGTTCGCCTCGAAGGAGGACTCGTCGTCGAAGAGTGGAACAGCACTGACATCATGACGATGATGCGGCAACTCGGCGTCGGTCCGGAGTGA
- a CDS encoding DUF7501 family protein, translated as MSQEVSPSVIAHTWDDPTRCPFCLAELESAGAGFIDHIDESPICQQGFGMWRDAVADDVGGEWSG; from the coding sequence ATGTCTCAGGAAGTGTCCCCCTCGGTCATCGCACACACGTGGGACGACCCGACTCGGTGCCCGTTTTGCCTCGCCGAACTAGAGAGCGCAGGCGCAGGCTTCATCGACCACATCGACGAGAGTCCAATCTGCCAACAGGGATTCGGCATGTGGCGCGATGCAGTCGCCGACGACGTGGGCGGCGAGTGGTCAGGCTGA
- a CDS encoding EamA family transporter, which translates to MNYISWAVVALGAYSLVAPLMKVATTGQGKIPSDVAALIANGVLVAATIGVIVVSGQNVSDSVVSSKLPYVLFAGVCLAVGILSYYRALALGPVSIVAPIFGMFLALSSVVGIVALGEPVTIRKAAGILFAVLAVVLVSVE; encoded by the coding sequence GTGAACTACATCTCGTGGGCAGTCGTCGCACTCGGCGCGTACTCCCTCGTCGCTCCGTTGATGAAAGTGGCGACGACCGGACAGGGAAAGATTCCGAGCGACGTTGCCGCCCTCATCGCGAACGGCGTCCTCGTGGCGGCGACCATCGGTGTCATCGTCGTCTCCGGACAGAACGTCTCGGACTCGGTCGTGAGTTCGAAACTCCCGTACGTGCTCTTCGCCGGTGTCTGTCTGGCCGTCGGCATCCTCTCGTACTATCGGGCGTTGGCACTCGGCCCCGTCTCTATCGTCGCCCCTATCTTCGGGATGTTTCTGGCCCTCTCGTCGGTAGTCGGTATCGTCGCCCTCGGCGAACCCGTCACGATTCGGAAGGCGGCAGGTATCCTCTTCGCCGTCCTCGCCGTCGTCCTCGTCTCCGTCGAGTGA
- a CDS encoding thioredoxin family protein, with product MVLLESDSELERGDGAPDFELPGTDGETYSLESFADYDALLVVFTCNHCPYAKAKFEELNHLADAYDNLAVVGINPNDADEYPDDSFDRMKELVSDGTIQYTAYLRDESQEVAAEYGAVCTPDPFLFENIGDGFELVFHSRIDDAMSPDDEVTAYEMREAVEAVLAGDDIPVDEYPSQGCSIKWKDE from the coding sequence ATGGTACTACTGGAATCCGACTCAGAACTCGAACGCGGTGACGGCGCGCCCGACTTCGAACTGCCGGGCACCGACGGCGAGACGTACTCACTGGAATCGTTCGCCGACTACGACGCCCTGCTCGTCGTGTTCACGTGTAACCACTGTCCCTACGCGAAGGCGAAGTTCGAAGAACTGAACCACCTCGCCGACGCCTACGACAACCTCGCCGTGGTCGGCATCAATCCGAACGACGCAGACGAGTACCCTGACGACTCGTTCGACCGGATGAAAGAACTCGTCTCCGACGGCACGATTCAGTACACCGCTTACCTCCGCGACGAGTCACAGGAAGTCGCCGCCGAGTACGGCGCGGTGTGTACGCCAGACCCGTTCCTCTTCGAGAACATCGGCGACGGGTTCGAACTCGTCTTCCACTCCCGCATCGACGACGCGATGAGTCCCGACGACGAGGTGACGGCCTACGAGATGCGCGAGGCAGTCGAAGCGGTCCTCGCCGGCGACGACATCCCTGTCGACGAATATCCGTCGCAGGGCTGTTCCATCAAGTGGAAAGACGAGTGA
- a CDS encoding RNA-binding protein, translated as MPRVPFHYVDLRAFCYETEDEKRVEEALRTFLPDDFEIDRMESTGHHGDRIVVFSARAERADDVRHILSKIRELPDFEGLLDELDDRVTENTEFFLRLDKQAAFKGEARRGGGLTLRAKVEAYPAKKEAAVENAREALLDDE; from the coding sequence ATGCCACGCGTTCCGTTTCACTACGTCGACCTACGAGCGTTCTGTTACGAGACAGAAGACGAAAAGCGGGTCGAGGAGGCGCTTCGGACCTTCCTCCCCGACGACTTCGAGATAGACCGGATGGAGAGTACCGGCCACCACGGCGACAGAATCGTCGTCTTCTCGGCACGCGCCGAGCGAGCAGACGACGTTCGCCACATCCTCTCGAAGATTCGGGAACTCCCCGACTTCGAAGGGTTGTTGGACGAACTCGACGACCGAGTCACGGAGAACACCGAGTTCTTCTTGCGACTGGACAAGCAGGCCGCGTTCAAAGGCGAGGCCCGCCGTGGTGGCGGTCTGACGCTCCGCGCGAAGGTCGAAGCCTACCCGGCGAAGAAGGAGGCAGCGGTCGAGAACGCCCGCGAGGCACTTCTCGACGACGAGTAA
- a CDS encoding DUF1918 domain-containing protein produces MSFEKDDKVILHDQHSEFDGETGTVTQVIESMFGEPTYTISFDEGQEVGIPEDQLEAVDEDEA; encoded by the coding sequence ATGAGCTTCGAGAAAGACGACAAAGTCATCCTGCACGACCAGCACAGCGAATTCGACGGCGAGACCGGAACGGTCACGCAGGTCATCGAGAGCATGTTCGGCGAACCGACCTACACGATTAGCTTCGACGAGGGTCAGGAAGTCGGCATCCCAGAAGACCAGCTCGAAGCAGTCGACGAAGACGAAGCGTAA
- a CDS encoding NUDIX hydrolase → MTVDDLWFLADQARQRAEQAYHRLRRNHTDFLEPVHTRRVSRERFRTLATRVKSTGTPYGAHTVVRRGDDEVLLVRHEGVDMWVLPGGGVDEGEGFREAARRELVEEAGITADYGGLAMATRVDIRCGGHQTWGIMPIYRARAEGESTPSADDPDGEISAARWFSVDNVPADTRDRADLRAWFDHVTDD, encoded by the coding sequence ATGACTGTCGACGACCTGTGGTTTCTCGCCGACCAGGCACGACAGCGGGCCGAACAGGCGTATCACCGCCTCCGACGGAATCACACTGATTTTCTCGAACCGGTCCACACGCGGCGCGTCTCACGCGAGCGGTTTCGAACACTCGCGACGCGTGTCAAGTCGACGGGGACCCCCTACGGCGCGCACACTGTCGTCCGCCGCGGTGACGACGAGGTCCTGTTAGTTCGCCACGAGGGCGTCGATATGTGGGTCCTCCCCGGCGGCGGCGTCGACGAGGGTGAGGGCTTCCGAGAAGCAGCACGGCGAGAACTGGTCGAAGAAGCGGGCATCACCGCCGACTACGGCGGGTTGGCGATGGCGACACGAGTCGATATTCGGTGCGGCGGCCACCAGACGTGGGGTATCATGCCCATCTATCGGGCGCGGGCCGAGGGCGAATCGACTCCATCGGCCGACGACCCCGACGGCGAAATCTCTGCGGCACGGTGGTTCTCCGTCGATAACGTGCCCGCCGACACCCGCGACAGAGCGGACCTTCGGGCGTGGTTCGACCACGTCACCGACGACTGA